Proteins encoded in a region of the Streptomyces sp. NBC_00310 genome:
- a CDS encoding ABC transporter: MTALLRYQAALLVRSQRWLPPVILYAAFLAIGVQRGQPVLDSLGYTAAALLPVAAWLMRICVTNEPPAARSCTGAAAGPGRAHLACVLVAFSAAALLGTAATVLVTIISAPTSTDHQTRVEALPAGGAGLLAVLVCALLGTAVGALTNWPLLRSPGRAVPALLLGALLALVVAGSPARAAVTALVDGSRHATIPVPVLPLIAAGLLTAAATAVACALTTRRSA; the protein is encoded by the coding sequence ATGACCGCCCTCCTCCGTTACCAGGCAGCCCTCCTCGTCCGCTCCCAGCGCTGGCTGCCGCCCGTCATCCTGTACGCGGCGTTCCTGGCCATCGGCGTGCAGCGCGGACAGCCCGTGCTCGACTCCCTCGGCTACACGGCCGCCGCGCTGCTGCCTGTGGCCGCGTGGCTGATGCGGATCTGCGTCACCAACGAGCCGCCCGCCGCCCGCAGTTGTACGGGTGCGGCGGCCGGACCGGGCCGGGCGCATCTGGCCTGCGTCCTGGTCGCGTTCTCGGCGGCCGCGCTCCTCGGCACGGCGGCCACAGTCCTTGTCACGATCATCAGCGCTCCCACGAGCACGGACCATCAGACGCGCGTCGAGGCACTCCCGGCGGGCGGCGCCGGCCTGTTGGCCGTGCTCGTCTGCGCCCTCCTCGGCACGGCCGTCGGCGCGCTCACGAACTGGCCGCTGCTGCGCTCGCCGGGCCGGGCCGTCCCCGCCCTCCTGCTCGGCGCGCTGCTGGCCCTGGTGGTGGCCGGTTCCCCGGCCCGGGCGGCGGTCACGGCCCTGGTCGACGGCTCGCGGCACGCGACGATCCCGGTCCCGGTCCTGCCGCTGATCGCGGCCGGGCTCCTCACGGCCGCCGCCACCGCCGTGGCCTGCGCCCTGACGACCCGCCGCTCCGCCTGA
- a CDS encoding polysaccharide deacetylase family protein gives MISPVRSITALCALGALGAALAACGTPHASTRIVNATASPSAASVPRPPTLAPGPAGLTPVFEHGLRSRTDKTVALTFDADMTADQGDRAAAGERFDNPQLIAALRQLKVPATVFMTGRWVEEYPIQARSIGRDPLFEVANHSYSHHAFTENCYGLPTMAPERMRADLERAYRVFREAGVRDPMPYFRFPGGCYDGRALRRLSASGVTAVQWDVTSGDAFATDADDVVRDVLDGVRPGSVVVMHCTHSAAPVTERAVRKIVPALRARGFRFVKVSELVGTTAATAARAAAPR, from the coding sequence GTGATCAGTCCTGTACGAAGCATCACCGCGCTCTGCGCACTCGGCGCACTCGGCGCCGCCCTCGCCGCCTGCGGCACTCCGCACGCCTCGACGCGCATCGTCAACGCCACCGCCAGCCCCTCGGCCGCGTCGGTGCCCCGGCCGCCCACGCTCGCGCCGGGCCCGGCCGGGCTGACGCCGGTGTTCGAGCACGGCCTTCGGAGCCGCACCGACAAGACCGTGGCGCTCACCTTCGACGCGGACATGACCGCGGATCAGGGGGACAGGGCCGCCGCGGGTGAACGGTTCGACAATCCGCAGCTGATCGCCGCGCTGCGACAGCTGAAGGTTCCGGCCACGGTGTTCATGACGGGGCGGTGGGTCGAGGAGTATCCGATCCAGGCGCGGTCCATCGGGCGGGACCCCCTGTTCGAGGTCGCGAACCACTCGTACAGCCATCACGCCTTCACCGAGAACTGCTACGGCCTGCCGACCATGGCCCCGGAGCGCATGCGGGCGGACCTGGAGCGGGCCTATCGGGTCTTCCGTGAAGCGGGGGTCCGGGACCCCATGCCGTACTTCCGGTTTCCCGGCGGCTGCTACGACGGCCGCGCGCTGCGGCGGCTGAGCGCGTCCGGGGTGACGGCGGTGCAGTGGGACGTGACGAGCGGGGACGCGTTCGCGACGGACGCGGACGACGTGGTGCGGGACGTGCTCGACGGCGTGCGGCCGGGATCCGTCGTGGTCATGCACTGCACGCACAGTGCCGCGCCGGTCACGGAGAGGGCAGTACGGAAGATCGTGCCGGCGCTCCGGGCACGCGGGTTCCGGTTCGTGAAGGTGTCGGAGCTGGTCGGGACCACGGCGGCGACGGCAGCGAGGGCGGCGGCACCACGCTGA
- a CDS encoding DUF397 domain-containing protein gives MSTAEPVWFKSSYSSDQGDDCVEVATLPSTIHVRDSKLPVSPELTLSPAAWTPFIGQAGDFGPDSLPSRS, from the coding sequence ATGAGCACCGCTGAACCGGTCTGGTTCAAGAGCAGCTACAGCAGCGATCAGGGCGACGACTGCGTCGAAGTCGCCACCCTCCCCTCCACCATCCACGTCCGCGACTCCAAGCTCCCCGTCAGCCCCGAGCTGACCCTCTCCCCCGCCGCCTGGACGCCCTTCATCGGCCAGGCGGGTGACTTCGGGCCGGACTCCCTGCCATCCCGCAGCTGA
- a CDS encoding helix-turn-helix domain-containing protein produces the protein MSVDWEPDPSDSLKTFGAFVQALREHHGHTREQFAPLVRFSVHTVASIELGRRMADEVFVERADQVLGGTGALLRAAKHVSRQPGLASWFRRWAQLERHAVSLCTYECRLIPGLLQTETYARDLFNNRVPPLSDTELESRLTARTDRQRLLRERPHTTFDFVIEEAVFMRRLGGREATRSLFDHVLAVCELRQVTLQIMPADSEHHAGLAGPIRLLETPDCKRYAYSEGQETGRLIADQKDVAALSMRYARLRSQALSPQDSMGLLERMRGAL, from the coding sequence ATGAGCGTCGACTGGGAACCCGACCCGTCCGACAGCCTGAAGACGTTCGGGGCGTTCGTGCAGGCACTACGGGAGCATCACGGACATACGCGGGAGCAGTTCGCGCCACTGGTGCGGTTCAGCGTCCACACGGTCGCCTCGATCGAGCTGGGGCGGCGGATGGCGGACGAGGTGTTCGTGGAGCGGGCGGATCAGGTGTTGGGTGGCACGGGGGCGCTGTTGAGGGCGGCGAAGCACGTGTCGCGACAGCCAGGGCTCGCGTCGTGGTTCCGCCGGTGGGCGCAGTTGGAGCGGCATGCGGTGAGCCTCTGCACGTACGAGTGCCGGTTGATCCCAGGGCTGTTGCAGACGGAGACGTACGCGCGGGATCTGTTCAACAACCGTGTTCCGCCGCTGTCCGACACCGAGTTGGAAAGCAGGCTGACGGCCCGCACGGACAGGCAGCGGCTGCTCCGGGAACGGCCGCACACGACCTTCGACTTCGTCATCGAGGAGGCCGTCTTCATGCGGCGACTGGGTGGGCGGGAGGCCACCCGCAGCCTCTTCGATCATGTGCTGGCTGTTTGCGAACTCCGCCAGGTCACCCTTCAGATCATGCCTGCCGACAGCGAGCACCACGCGGGCCTGGCCGGTCCCATCCGCCTGCTCGAAACGCCGGACTGCAAGCGGTACGCGTACTCCGAGGGGCAGGAGACCGGCCGCCTGATCGCTGACCAGAAAGACGTCGCCGCACTCTCGATGCGCTATGCGAGACTGCGTTCACAGGCCCTCTCCCCACAGGACTCCATGGGCCTGTTGGAGCGAATGCGAGGAGCGCTATGA
- a CDS encoding alkaline phosphatase PhoX produces MTRRQALARSGALGAGIAGISFTGALSELFAGTAAAQSGLGHSGYGPLIPDPNGLLDLPKGFRYQVLSREGDPLRSGEGQVPSNHDGMSAFPGRRGGARVVHLVRNHENRHTGRIPVPAVEGLTYDPMAKGGCTSLTLDARGKVLSERVAIAGTAVNCAGGPTPWGTWLTCEENEDKAGTNGYTKDHGFIFEVDAADPHRSGAVPLTAMGRFQHEAIAVDPKRGVVYETEDAFERPFGLFYRFLPDKPKGGLGSLRAGGRLQAMRVPGVPDLSPIQDPGACFEGIEWVDVPDPLATQTAIRHQDFGPKGITHAQKLEGCYWGGRCVYFVSSFARSADGSAADHYGQIWRYDPDHRTLTLVIAFGPDTDLQLPGESPDNICLAPTGGLMVCEDGNGAQHVYGVTRKGAVYAMARNAQNIGTPDEPEWGEFAGVTFSPDGDTMYVNCYAPGTTFAVTGPWRRS; encoded by the coding sequence GTGACCCGCCGTCAGGCCCTGGCCCGCTCCGGCGCCCTGGGCGCAGGCATCGCAGGCATCTCGTTCACCGGAGCCCTGTCCGAACTCTTCGCGGGCACGGCCGCCGCGCAGAGCGGCCTCGGCCACTCCGGCTACGGCCCCCTGATCCCCGACCCGAACGGCCTGCTCGACCTGCCGAAAGGTTTCCGCTATCAGGTCCTGTCCCGAGAGGGAGACCCCCTCCGCTCCGGCGAGGGCCAGGTACCCAGCAACCACGACGGAATGTCCGCCTTCCCCGGCAGACGCGGTGGTGCTCGCGTCGTGCACCTCGTCCGCAACCACGAGAACCGCCACACCGGCCGTATCCCGGTCCCCGCGGTCGAGGGTCTCACCTACGACCCGATGGCCAAGGGCGGCTGTACGTCCCTGACGCTCGACGCCCGCGGCAAGGTCCTCTCGGAACGCGTCGCCATCGCCGGCACCGCCGTCAACTGCGCGGGCGGCCCCACCCCTTGGGGCACCTGGCTGACCTGCGAGGAGAACGAGGACAAGGCCGGCACCAACGGCTACACCAAGGACCACGGCTTCATCTTCGAGGTCGACGCGGCCGACCCGCACCGCTCGGGAGCCGTACCGCTGACGGCGATGGGCCGCTTCCAGCACGAGGCGATCGCCGTCGACCCGAAGCGCGGAGTGGTCTACGAGACGGAGGACGCCTTCGAGCGCCCCTTCGGCCTCTTCTACCGCTTCCTCCCCGACAAGCCCAAGGGCGGCCTCGGTTCACTGCGCGCGGGCGGCCGCCTCCAGGCGATGCGCGTCCCGGGCGTACCCGACCTCTCCCCCATCCAGGACCCCGGAGCGTGCTTCGAGGGGATCGAATGGGTCGACGTCCCCGACCCCCTGGCCACCCAGACCGCCATCCGCCACCAGGACTTCGGCCCCAAGGGCATCACCCACGCGCAGAAACTGGAGGGCTGCTACTGGGGCGGCCGCTGCGTCTACTTCGTCTCCTCCTTCGCCCGCAGCGCGGACGGCTCCGCCGCCGACCACTACGGCCAGATCTGGCGCTACGACCCCGACCACCGCACCCTCACCCTGGTGATCGCCTTCGGCCCCGACACCGACCTCCAGCTCCCCGGCGAATCCCCCGACAACATCTGCCTCGCCCCCACCGGCGGCCTCATGGTCTGCGAGGACGGCAACGGCGCGCAACACGTCTACGGCGTCACCCGAAAGGGCGCCGTCTACGCCATGGCCCGCAACGCCCAGAACATCGGCACCCCGGACGAGCCGGAGTGGGGCGAGTTCGCAGGCGTCACCTTCTCCCCCGACGGCGACACGATGTACGTCAACTGCTACGCCCCGGGGACGACGTTCGCGGTGACGGGGCCGTGGCGTCGCTCATGA
- a CDS encoding slipin family protein translates to MVEELVIAAAAVGSAAAVYVAAAARVVKQYERGVVFRLGRLRGEPRTPGFTMVVPGIDHIRKVNMQIVTMPVPAQEGITRDNVTVRVDAVVYFKVVDASNAVVRVEDYRFAVSQMAQTSLRSIIGKSDLDDLLSNREKLNQGLELMIDSPAVEWGVTIDRVEIKDVSLPDTMKRSMARQAEADRERRARIINADAELQASRKLAEAAKEMSEQPAALQLRLLQTVVAVAAEKNSTLVLPFPVELLRFLERAQAGPPDTAPPRPHPSPPPPPSPPPPTE, encoded by the coding sequence ATGGTCGAAGAGCTGGTCATAGCCGCCGCGGCGGTCGGCTCCGCCGCCGCCGTGTACGTCGCGGCCGCGGCCCGAGTCGTCAAACAGTACGAACGGGGCGTGGTCTTCCGTCTGGGCCGCCTGCGCGGCGAGCCCAGAACCCCCGGTTTCACCATGGTCGTCCCCGGCATCGACCACATCCGCAAGGTCAACATGCAGATCGTGACGATGCCCGTCCCGGCCCAGGAGGGCATCACCCGCGACAACGTCACCGTCCGCGTCGACGCGGTCGTCTACTTCAAGGTCGTCGACGCGTCGAACGCGGTCGTGCGGGTCGAGGACTACCGCTTCGCCGTCTCCCAGATGGCGCAGACCTCCCTGCGCTCGATCATCGGCAAGAGCGATCTCGACGACCTCCTCTCCAACCGCGAGAAGCTCAACCAGGGCCTGGAGCTGATGATCGACAGCCCCGCCGTGGAGTGGGGCGTCACCATCGACCGCGTCGAGATCAAGGACGTGTCCCTCCCCGACACCATGAAGCGCTCCATGGCCCGGCAGGCCGAGGCCGACCGCGAACGCCGCGCCCGCATCATCAACGCGGACGCGGAGCTGCAGGCGTCGAGGAAGCTCGCGGAAGCCGCCAAGGAGATGTCCGAGCAGCCCGCCGCCCTCCAACTCCGCCTGCTGCAGACCGTGGTGGCGGTGGCCGCCGAGAAGAACTCCACCCTCGTCCTGCCCTTCCCGGTGGAACTGCTCCGCTTCCTGGAACGAGCCCAGGCGGGACCGCCGGACACCGCACCTCCGCGGCCCCACCCGTCTCCCCCGCCCCCTCCCTCCCCACCCCCTCCGACCGAGTGA
- a CDS encoding SulP family inorganic anion transporter: protein MTSQTSMTSKSPLNSRFPHLRQDFGASLVVFLVALPLCVGVAVASGVPAELGLVTGIVGGLVAGLMPGSSLQVSGPAAGLTVLVFEAVRQFGLPALGVIVLAAGLLQLAMGALKLGRWFRAISVSVVEGMLAGIGLVIIAGQLYAAAGLKAPASGIDKIAGLPGAVVDALGSTAALASLAVGAGTIAVMVLWKRLPKKVQLVPGALAAVLLATLASLAFRLPVANVEVKGLLDVIQPPGLDAFGELANVAILGTILAFTLIASAESLFSAAAVDRMHDGPRTEYDKELMAQGAGNTVCGLLGALPMTAVIVRSSANLQAGAKTKASRVLHGVWLLLFVALLPGALALIPLPALAGILVHAGWKLIPFREVVSLWRTHRGEALILIATAVAIVAVNMFEGVLIGLALSVAKTAWEASHIKLEVIDKGAGPVQAYLSGNATFLRLPKILDNLEALPQDRPVELHLTGLHHLDHACRTALENWASRHSATGTEPVRMTVPEPEKVTSGTS from the coding sequence ATGACGTCCCAGACCTCCATGACCTCCAAGTCCCCCCTCAACTCCAGGTTCCCCCACCTGCGTCAGGACTTCGGCGCCTCGCTCGTCGTGTTCCTGGTCGCCCTCCCGCTGTGCGTGGGCGTCGCCGTCGCCTCCGGTGTACCGGCCGAACTCGGCCTGGTCACCGGCATCGTGGGCGGCCTCGTCGCCGGTCTGATGCCCGGCAGCAGCCTGCAGGTCTCCGGCCCGGCGGCCGGTCTGACCGTGCTGGTCTTCGAGGCGGTCCGCCAGTTCGGGCTGCCCGCCCTCGGGGTGATCGTGCTCGCCGCCGGTCTGCTGCAACTCGCCATGGGCGCGCTGAAGCTGGGCCGCTGGTTCCGCGCGATCTCCGTGTCCGTCGTCGAGGGCATGCTCGCCGGCATCGGCCTCGTGATCATCGCGGGCCAGCTGTACGCGGCGGCCGGCCTGAAGGCCCCCGCCTCCGGCATCGACAAGATCGCGGGTCTGCCCGGCGCCGTCGTCGACGCCCTGGGCAGCACCGCCGCGCTCGCCTCGCTCGCGGTCGGCGCGGGCACCATCGCCGTGATGGTGCTGTGGAAGCGCCTGCCGAAGAAGGTCCAGCTGGTCCCCGGCGCGCTCGCCGCGGTGCTCCTGGCCACCCTCGCCTCCCTGGCCTTCCGCCTCCCGGTGGCGAACGTCGAGGTGAAGGGCCTGCTGGACGTCATCCAGCCCCCCGGCCTGGATGCCTTCGGCGAGCTGGCGAACGTGGCGATCCTCGGCACGATCCTCGCCTTCACCCTCATCGCCTCCGCCGAGAGCCTGTTCAGCGCGGCGGCCGTGGACCGGATGCACGACGGTCCGCGCACCGAGTACGACAAGGAGCTGATGGCCCAGGGCGCCGGCAACACCGTGTGCGGGCTGCTGGGCGCGCTGCCGATGACCGCGGTGATCGTGCGCAGCTCCGCCAACCTCCAGGCCGGCGCGAAGACGAAGGCGTCCCGGGTCCTGCACGGCGTCTGGCTGCTGCTCTTCGTGGCCCTGCTGCCGGGCGCCCTCGCCCTGATCCCGCTCCCCGCCCTGGCCGGCATCCTCGTCCACGCGGGCTGGAAGCTGATCCCGTTCCGCGAGGTCGTCTCCCTCTGGCGCACGCACCGGGGCGAGGCGCTGATCCTGATCGCCACGGCCGTGGCGATCGTCGCGGTCAACATGTTCGAGGGCGTACTGATCGGTCTGGCCCTCTCGGTGGCCAAGACCGCCTGGGAGGCCTCGCACATCAAGCTGGAGGTCATAGACAAGGGCGCCGGACCGGTCCAGGCCTACCTCTCCGGCAACGCGACGTTCCTCCGCCTGCCGAAGATCCTCGACAACCTCGAGGCCCTCCCCCAGGACCGCCCTGTGGAACTCCACCTCACCGGCCTCCACCACCTCGACCACGCCTGCCGCACCGCCCTCGAGAACTGGGCGTCCCGGCACAGCGCGACGGGCACGGAACCGGTACGGATGACGGTCCCGGAACCCGAGAAGGTGACATCGGGAACGTCCTGA
- a CDS encoding carbonic anhydrase has translation MQPLIDNARTFGQRPEEFARLAEGQSPEVLFITCSDSRVVPALITGARPGELFELRTAGNIVPPYAPDRPTGETATIEYAVEVLGVTDIVVCGHSHCGAVGALVRGDDLDAVPAVRDWLTHATPRPEGAVEDPTVADGVQNHVLSQLLRLRSYPCVEKRLADGRLRLRGWYYEVHTGAVREHRADTDTFETL, from the coding sequence GACAACGCCCGTACGTTCGGACAGCGCCCTGAGGAGTTCGCCAGGCTGGCCGAAGGCCAGTCCCCCGAGGTCCTGTTCATCACCTGCTCCGACTCACGGGTCGTCCCGGCCCTGATCACGGGCGCCCGGCCCGGCGAGCTCTTCGAGCTGCGCACCGCCGGCAACATCGTCCCCCCGTACGCCCCGGACCGCCCCACGGGCGAGACGGCCACCATCGAGTACGCCGTGGAGGTCCTCGGCGTCACCGACATCGTGGTCTGCGGACACTCGCACTGCGGCGCAGTCGGCGCTCTCGTGCGCGGCGACGACCTGGACGCCGTACCCGCCGTACGCGACTGGCTGACCCACGCGACACCGCGCCCCGAAGGGGCGGTCGAGGATCCGACCGTCGCCGACGGCGTGCAGAACCACGTCCTCAGCCAGCTCCTGCGCCTGCGCTCCTACCCGTGCGTGGAGAAGCGCCTCGCGGACGGCCGGCTGCGGCTGCGCGGCTGGTACTACGAGGTCCACACCGGAGCCGTCCGCGAACACCGCGCGGACACCGACACGTTCGAAACCCTGTGA